Within the Gracilinema caldarium DSM 7334 genome, the region TGGAGGGCTAAGAGGCGTTCTTCCTTGTCGCTTAAAATGTAGGGTTTCCAGCGGAGGAGTTTCTGCAGGTAAATGCGGTATTCCGCCAGCCGTTCATTTTTTAAGAAGGATTGGATTGATGAGTCGGGAATGGCCTGTATTTCCGGTACTGCCCAGGATGCGGCGGCCTGGGCGCGGGCCTGGGCCATGGCAAAGCGGCCGGTCATGGTGCGGGCTTCGCTGGCTCCTTCATCCTCGGTCTGCCTGAGTTCGCAGTAATAGGCAAGCCGTTCTTCCAGCATGCCCATTTCTTTATAAAAGTCGAGCCAGTCTGCCAGGGTGTCGGCGGAACGGCCCAGGGTACCCCGGTAGGATTCGATTTTTTCTATCATCTTTTCATAGACCGCCAGTCCGTCGTTCCAGGCTGAATCGGAAGGATAGAGTTTGGAAAGGTCCCAGGTGTATTCTACGGGGACCGCCGAACGGGGCGGGATGGTGCTTGTGTCCATGTGCTGCTCCTAGGGTAATGTATAGCGAAATTGGCCTATAAAGTCCAGACTGACTGAGTTGTCAATAAGATCAGCCAAGTTCTGCGGATCTGTCCAACGGGTATTTTTATCAATATTTAATATTCCTTTATCATTCTATTAACAGAAACGCTGTACAGTCCCCTTCATCTTATAGAATTGGAGGAAGATATGAAACGTAGAGCCTTCGTCCCCGCTCTGTTGGGGAGCCTGTTCGTGCTGTTGGTTGCAGGAAACCTGTATGCGGGCGGTGCAAAGGATGCAGCTGCTACAAGCAGTACGGTAGCACAGAAACAGAAAGCGGTTAAGTATGTATTCTTCTTTGTGGGTGATGGTCTTGCGATGCCTCAGATTAGTGCCACCGAGGCGTATGCCAATGCCCTTGCATCCAAGGATGTGAATGTTAAGCGGCTTGGGTTCTCCCAGTTCCCCGTAACAGGGCTCTGCACTACCTATGATGCGGGTTCGCTCATCACCGATTCAGCCTCTGCGGGCACTGCCTTTGCTTCAGGCAACAAGACCCTCAATGGGGTCATCAATATGGATGTGTCTAAAACCAAGACCTATAAAACCATAGCTGAGTATGCTAAGGAACGTGGAAAAAAGGTCGGGGTTGTTTCATCCGTATCTATCGACCATGCGACCCCTGCATCCATGTATGCTAAGGTACCGTCCCGGAACAACTACTATGATATAGCAGTGCAGCTTACCGAAAGCGGCTTTGATTATTTTGGCGGCGGCAGTTTTCTACAGCCCACCGGCAAAAACAAGGATAAACCCAGTGTGTACGATCTGGCAAAGGCAAAGGGCTATACGGTTGCCGATTCGGTCGCAGCAATTCAGGGACTCAAAGCTGGTGCAGGAAAGGTTATTGCCATCAACCCCAACCTGCAGGATTCTTCCGCTATGAAATATGACATCGATCGGGAAGCGGGTGAACTTGCACTGGTCGACTTTGTTCGTAAGGGAATAGAGCTTCTGCAGGATGGACCTGAGGGCTTCTTCCTTTTTGTGGAGGGTGGCAAGATTGACTGGGCCTGCCATGCCAACGATGCAGCCTCTGCGATAAAGGATACCCTTGCCTTCGATAGGGCGGTGGCAGAAGCGGTTGCCTTTGCGGAAAAGCACCCAGAAGAGACTCTCATTCTGGTTACCGGTGACCATGAAACG harbors:
- a CDS encoding alkaline phosphatase, whose product is MKRRAFVPALLGSLFVLLVAGNLYAGGAKDAAATSSTVAQKQKAVKYVFFFVGDGLAMPQISATEAYANALASKDVNVKRLGFSQFPVTGLCTTYDAGSLITDSASAGTAFASGNKTLNGVINMDVSKTKTYKTIAEYAKERGKKVGVVSSVSIDHATPASMYAKVPSRNNYYDIAVQLTESGFDYFGGGSFLQPTGKNKDKPSVYDLAKAKGYTVADSVAAIQGLKAGAGKVIAINPNLQDSSAMKYDIDREAGELALVDFVRKGIELLQDGPEGFFLFVEGGKIDWACHANDAASAIKDTLAFDRAVAEAVAFAEKHPEETLILVTGDHETGGMAIGFAGTQYETFFDKIAPQKMSYVAFNDKVLTPYKKATPKEKAKLEDLAPAIKDAFGIELASLNQLQKEQVERAFKRTMGNEVERSIKEEEYLLYGGYEPLTVKLTQILNQMAGIGWTSYSHTGVPVPVFAKGIYQDVFSSYYDNTDLFKKLAMAMGVTERVQ